A window from Balnearium lithotrophicum encodes these proteins:
- the mraY gene encoding phospho-N-acetylmuramoyl-pentapeptide-transferase, whose translation MLYLILYKVLGITLFKYITFRSIYSAVTALFIGFLLYPIFEKKLKDLQFKQTIKEYMPEGHKKKQVPTMGGLLIITSLSLSILLWNNLLNHFVWLVLFVVVTFGAVGFVDDYIKAKLKRPEGISERAKFLSQLFFATFVALYLYKSGFSTELYFPVFKNLHFDLGILFIPWAVFIIVGTSNAVNITDGLDGLAIGSVITTSLVFSVFSYVAGNVKLATYLQLPYVPGVGELTIVCAALIGASLSFLWFNSYPAEVFMGDVGSLSLGALLGTVAVLTKQEFILAIAGGIFVLETVSVILQRYYYKYTKKKYGEGRRIFRMAPLHHHFEKLGWEEPKITVRFWIISVILALISLSMLKIR comes from the coding sequence ATGCTCTATCTCATACTTTACAAAGTCCTTGGCATAACGCTATTTAAGTACATAACCTTCAGAAGTATTTACTCTGCCGTTACAGCCCTCTTTATAGGTTTTCTCCTCTATCCCATTTTTGAGAAAAAACTGAAGGACTTGCAGTTTAAACAGACAATAAAGGAGTATATGCCCGAAGGTCACAAGAAGAAGCAAGTTCCAACAATGGGAGGGCTCTTAATAATTACTTCCTTATCCCTTTCTATTTTACTCTGGAATAACCTGTTAAATCACTTTGTCTGGTTAGTTCTGTTTGTAGTTGTAACCTTTGGTGCTGTTGGCTTTGTTGATGACTACATAAAAGCGAAGTTGAAAAGACCTGAAGGTATTTCTGAAAGGGCAAAGTTCCTATCACAGCTTTTCTTTGCCACCTTCGTTGCTCTATACCTCTACAAAAGTGGATTTTCAACGGAGCTCTACTTTCCCGTGTTTAAAAACCTCCACTTTGACCTTGGGATACTCTTCATTCCGTGGGCAGTATTCATAATTGTCGGCACCTCCAATGCAGTAAATATAACCGATGGACTCGATGGTCTTGCTATAGGCTCAGTTATTACGACATCACTGGTATTTTCCGTATTTTCCTACGTAGCTGGAAACGTTAAACTTGCAACTTACCTGCAACTTCCCTACGTCCCAGGAGTTGGAGAACTAACAATAGTCTGTGCCGCTCTAATTGGGGCTTCTCTCTCATTTCTATGGTTCAACTCCTATCCGGCTGAGGTCTTTATGGGAGATGTTGGGTCGCTCTCCCTTGGAGCTCTTTTAGGAACAGTTGCAGTTCTGACGAAGCAGGAATTTATTCTTGCAATTGCAGGTGGAATTTTTGTTTTGGAAACAGTTTCTGTGATTCTTCAGCGCTACTACTACAAGTACACGAAAAAAAAGTACGGAGAGGGGAGAAGAATCTTTAGAATGGCTCCTCTGCACCATCACTTTGAGAAGTTGGGATGGGAGGAACCTAAGATTACTGTTAGGTTTTGGATAATATCCGTTATTTTGGCCTTGATATCCTTAAGTATGCTTAAAATTAGATAG
- a CDS encoding ABC transporter permease: MFKFLILLYRRNKLAAYSLLFLLFLYFVSIFADFISPYPYDVQFRHYPYHPPTPIHFFDEKGNFHIVPFVYGHKLVDPVEKKYAVNFNEKYRLRLFVRGYPHYLFGFIKTNVHLFGVERGGHIFLLGTDRLGRDIFSRLLYGTRISLTVGLVGVFISFSLGLLIGGISGYFGGRIDSITMRLVEILMAFPAFYLMLALRSMFPIDMPSVLVFLVIVAILSLIGWAGLSRVIRGMVLSIRENDFVKASKVLGGSDFYTILKHVLPNTLSYVIIAATLSIPGYILGEASLSLIGLGVQEPFPSWGNMLSEAENIYALSNYPWILSPGIAISLVVISFNLLGDGLRDFFDVKLER, translated from the coding sequence GTGTTTAAGTTTTTAATATTACTCTACAGGAGAAACAAACTTGCTGCATACTCCCTTCTTTTCCTTTTATTTCTCTACTTTGTTTCTATCTTTGCCGATTTCATATCCCCTTACCCTTACGATGTACAGTTTCGCCACTACCCCTACCACCCTCCTACTCCTATTCACTTCTTTGATGAGAAAGGAAACTTTCACATCGTTCCCTTTGTTTATGGACACAAGCTTGTTGACCCAGTTGAGAAGAAGTACGCAGTCAACTTCAATGAAAAGTACAGATTGAGACTCTTTGTAAGGGGATATCCCCACTATCTGTTTGGATTTATCAAAACAAATGTTCACCTCTTTGGAGTTGAAAGGGGCGGACACATTTTCCTCTTAGGAACCGATAGATTAGGAAGGGATATATTCTCAAGGCTACTCTACGGAACGCGAATCTCTTTGACTGTAGGGCTTGTTGGAGTTTTTATATCCTTCTCATTAGGACTTTTAATTGGAGGAATTTCCGGTTACTTTGGTGGAAGGATAGACTCTATCACTATGAGATTGGTCGAGATACTAATGGCATTTCCGGCCTTCTATCTGATGCTTGCTTTAAGGTCCATGTTCCCAATAGATATGCCGAGTGTTCTTGTTTTTCTTGTAATTGTTGCAATTCTATCCCTTATAGGTTGGGCAGGACTTTCAAGGGTTATCAGGGGAATGGTTCTATCAATCAGGGAAAACGACTTTGTTAAGGCCTCTAAGGTTCTTGGAGGTAGTGATTTCTATACAATTTTGAAACACGTTTTACCAAATACACTTTCCTACGTTATAATTGCCGCTACCTTGAGTATTCCTGGTTACATATTAGGTGAGGCCTCTTTAAGCTTGATAGGGCTTGGAGTTCAGGAACCCTTTCCCTCTTGGGGTAATATGCTTTCAGAGGCAGAAAACATTTATGCTCTTTCTAACTATCCCTGGATACTCTCCCCAGGGATTGCTATTTCGTTAGTTGTTATTTCATTCAACCTTTTAGGAGACGGGCTTAGGGATTTCTTCGATGTTAAGTTAGAGAGGTAA
- a CDS encoding ABC transporter permease: protein MFKYLIKRLLQMIPILIGMTFISFVVIKLAPGDYLTQLELNPSISKETIEELRKMYGLDQNILLQYLYWLKNALLFNFGYSFAYHKPVLDLIEERLLNTLELTVTSFFVSWLLSVPLGIVAAVYKDRLLDRLIVFFSLFGISFPNFFLAFLLMFFAAKTGLFPIGGVVSQNYENLSFFGKILDRLWHMAVPLTVLVVGSIAGLLRLVRSTVLEELNKDYVKLAIAKGLPYRRVVLKHAFRNALNPFLTLIGFDIANLLSGAALIEIVTAWPGMGRLMFDAVMSQDLFVVMGSLYIGGIMLLFGNLISDLLLALNDPRIREREVEGKLSV, encoded by the coding sequence ATGTTTAAGTACCTGATAAAACGCCTCCTTCAGATGATTCCTATTCTTATAGGGATGACGTTTATTTCCTTTGTTGTTATAAAACTTGCTCCTGGGGATTACTTAACCCAGTTAGAGCTCAATCCATCAATTTCTAAAGAGACAATAGAAGAATTAAGAAAAATGTACGGTTTAGACCAGAACATACTTCTCCAGTACCTGTACTGGCTTAAAAATGCTCTTCTTTTTAATTTCGGTTACTCCTTTGCATACCATAAACCTGTTTTAGACCTCATAGAGGAAAGACTCTTAAACACGCTTGAACTCACAGTTACTTCCTTTTTCGTATCGTGGCTTTTATCAGTTCCTCTGGGAATCGTTGCGGCAGTCTACAAGGATAGGTTACTTGACAGACTCATCGTTTTCTTCTCACTATTTGGCATATCATTTCCTAACTTCTTCCTTGCCTTCCTTCTAATGTTTTTTGCTGCAAAAACTGGACTCTTTCCTATAGGAGGGGTCGTTTCACAGAACTACGAGAATCTATCTTTCTTTGGAAAAATCTTGGACAGGCTCTGGCACATGGCAGTACCGTTAACGGTTTTGGTTGTTGGGAGTATAGCGGGCCTCTTAAGACTTGTTAGAAGTACAGTCCTTGAGGAGTTAAACAAGGATTATGTGAAACTGGCCATAGCTAAGGGTCTTCCCTACAGGAGAGTTGTTCTAAAGCACGCATTTAGAAATGCCTTAAATCCATTCTTAACCCTCATTGGATTTGACATAGCAAATCTCCTCTCCGGGGCTGCCCTGATTGAGATTGTTACTGCTTGGCCTGGAATGGGAAGGTTAATGTTCGATGCAGTTATGTCTCAGGACTTGTTTGTTGTTATGGGCTCCCTCTACATCGGTGGAATTATGCTCCTTTTTGGTAATTTAATCTCAGACCTCCTCCTTGCACTGAACGACCCGAGAATTAGAGAGAGAGAAGTGGAGGGAAAACTGAGTGTTTAA
- a CDS encoding 2,5-diamino-6-(ribosylamino)-4(3H)-pyrimidinone 5'-phosphate reductase yields the protein MERPYVLIVSEVTIDGKLTLSRGVSSKEIMKLMDEEANRYLHRIRAECDGIMVGANTVRIDNPNLTVRYVEGKNPVRVIPTSKGDIPLDSNVLNTEVAPTVVAVSKRAPLEKIEEFKKRGAKVITAGEDRVDFKELFKKLKDMGIEKLMVEGGSSVNWELIKNDLVDEIRLIHLPVVVGGNDVPSLTSGEGFGKLELVKRFKIKRVFQCGNQVITEYLRL from the coding sequence ATGGAAAGACCTTACGTTTTAATTGTTTCTGAGGTTACAATCGATGGAAAGCTCACTCTCTCAAGGGGAGTCTCAAGTAAGGAGATAATGAAGTTGATGGACGAGGAGGCAAACAGGTACCTCCACCGGATAAGAGCTGAGTGTGATGGGATAATGGTTGGTGCAAATACTGTAAGAATCGACAATCCTAACCTTACTGTAAGGTACGTTGAAGGTAAAAATCCTGTCAGAGTCATTCCTACATCAAAAGGGGATATTCCTTTAGATTCAAACGTTTTAAATACAGAAGTTGCACCAACAGTAGTTGCCGTTTCGAAGAGAGCTCCCCTTGAGAAAATAGAAGAGTTTAAGAAGAGGGGAGCTAAGGTTATAACTGCAGGTGAAGATAGAGTTGACTTTAAGGAGCTTTTCAAAAAGCTTAAGGATATGGGAATAGAGAAACTAATGGTTGAAGGTGGGAGCTCTGTTAACTGGGAGCTCATAAAGAACGATTTGGTTGATGAAATAAGGCTCATTCACCTTCCAGTTGTTGTAGGTGGAAATGACGTTCCTTCGCTTACATCTGGAGAGGGTTTTGGAAAATTGGAGTTAGTTAAGAGATTTAAAATAAAGAGGGTTTTCCAGTGCGGTAATCAAGTGATTACGGAGTACTTACGGCTCTGA
- a CDS encoding CDP-alcohol phosphatidyltransferase family protein yields the protein MNITSKRDALKKLYSPFGWVFAKANVSPNVITLLAVIFGTLSAVLYFSKHPVIGAFFLSVSGILDLCDGYVAVNNKRATKFGAVFDWIADKWVDGFVLGAVALKYANEWVALLAVVSTMLHTFIKPVAYAEIGYENRSTGKIKDPLENTGFFGRPETFIFLFLSSIFYPWNHKVLTYGVEFIAVMSFLSLLHRLVYLYRKYGKEYEV from the coding sequence ATGAACATTACAAGTAAGAGAGATGCCTTAAAGAAACTCTATTCACCCTTTGGATGGGTATTTGCAAAGGCCAACGTTTCACCTAACGTAATAACACTTTTGGCAGTTATCTTTGGAACGCTATCTGCTGTTCTCTACTTTTCGAAGCATCCAGTTATTGGAGCTTTTTTCCTATCCGTTTCTGGCATCTTAGACCTCTGTGATGGGTACGTTGCTGTTAACAATAAAAGAGCGACAAAGTTTGGAGCTGTTTTTGACTGGATAGCAGATAAGTGGGTTGATGGTTTCGTCCTTGGAGCAGTTGCCCTAAAGTATGCAAACGAGTGGGTTGCCCTCTTAGCTGTTGTTTCAACGATGCTTCATACATTTATAAAACCTGTCGCCTATGCTGAGATAGGGTATGAAAATAGAAGTACCGGGAAGATAAAGGACCCCCTTGAAAATACAGGGTTCTTCGGAAGGCCTGAAACATTTATATTTCTCTTTCTTTCATCAATTTTCTATCCTTGGAACCATAAAGTATTGACCTATGGAGTTGAGTTTATAGCTGTAATGTCATTTCTATCCCTTCTCCACAGGTTGGTTTATCTATACAGGAAATACGGAAAGGAGTACGAGGTTTAA
- a CDS encoding UDP-glucose dehydrogenase family protein yields the protein MEKRIAVIGTGYVGLVSGACFAYLGHRVIGLDIDEEKIERLKRGEVPIYEPGLDKILKSALENRKIEFTTDYSYAVKNSDFIFIAVGTPSRPDGSADLSYVESAYRSIAKFIDNGDYKIIVNKSTVPVGTGRWAKEFIRKLLEERGIDEPEKRFDVVSNPEFLREGKAVEDFMKPDRVVVGADDRDVAGRVASLYEKLQPAILITDLPTAEMIKYASNAFLATKISFINEVANICEKYGADVTVVARGMGLDHRISPHFLRAGCGFGGSCFPKDVKALINTAKGAGEEPELLESVISVNERQKLKPVEKLLRHIPDLKGVTVAVWGLAFKPETDDMREAPSIPIIKRLLSLGANVKAYDPVAVENAKRVFKEELEKFGERLTFSKDKYEALEGAEALILVTEWKEFENVDFDKLKGKVVIDGRNLWEPSIMEQFCTYESIGRP from the coding sequence TTGGAAAAGAGAATAGCTGTAATAGGAACAGGATACGTCGGCCTTGTCTCCGGAGCATGTTTTGCATACTTAGGTCACAGAGTTATAGGCCTTGACATTGATGAGGAAAAGATAGAGAGGCTTAAAAGGGGTGAGGTCCCCATTTACGAACCTGGACTGGACAAAATTCTGAAGAGTGCCCTTGAGAACAGAAAAATTGAGTTTACAACAGACTACTCCTATGCTGTGAAAAACTCAGACTTCATCTTTATAGCCGTAGGAACACCCTCAAGACCAGACGGTTCTGCAGACCTCTCCTACGTTGAAAGTGCCTACAGGAGCATAGCTAAATTCATAGATAACGGGGACTACAAGATTATTGTTAACAAGTCAACAGTTCCGGTAGGAACTGGAAGGTGGGCTAAGGAATTTATAAGGAAGCTCTTAGAGGAGAGAGGAATAGACGAGCCGGAGAAGAGGTTTGACGTTGTCTCCAATCCCGAATTTTTGAGAGAAGGAAAGGCAGTAGAGGATTTTATGAAACCTGATAGGGTTGTAGTTGGAGCCGATGATAGGGATGTTGCAGGAAGGGTTGCCTCACTCTACGAAAAGCTTCAGCCTGCCATTTTGATAACAGACCTACCAACTGCAGAGATGATAAAGTACGCCTCAAATGCATTCTTAGCTACGAAGATTTCGTTTATCAATGAAGTTGCAAACATCTGTGAAAAGTACGGAGCAGATGTGACTGTAGTTGCGAGGGGTATGGGTTTAGACCACAGAATTAGCCCCCACTTCCTGAGGGCCGGGTGTGGATTTGGAGGAAGTTGCTTCCCAAAGGATGTAAAGGCTCTTATCAACACTGCTAAAGGGGCAGGGGAGGAACCTGAACTACTTGAATCGGTTATCTCTGTAAATGAAAGGCAAAAGCTGAAACCCGTTGAGAAGTTGTTGAGGCACATTCCAGACTTGAAAGGAGTAACTGTTGCAGTTTGGGGACTTGCCTTTAAACCTGAAACTGACGATATGAGGGAAGCGCCTTCAATACCAATAATCAAAAGGCTTTTAAGTTTGGGGGCAAATGTAAAGGCCTACGACCCGGTTGCTGTTGAGAATGCAAAGAGGGTTTTTAAGGAGGAATTGGAGAAATTTGGAGAAAGGCTTACGTTCTCAAAGGATAAGTACGAAGCTCTTGAGGGAGCTGAAGCTCTGATTCTGGTTACAGAGTGGAAGGAGTTCGAGAACGTGGATTTTGATAAACTTAAGGGAAAGGTTGTAATTGATGGAAGGAACCTGTGGGAACCTTCTATCATGGAGCAATTCTGCACGTATGAAAGTATTGGGAGACCGTAA
- a CDS encoding Ppx/GppA phosphatase family protein, translated as MRLATIDIGTNSTRLLISEIRDGEVIPLFKTGKVTRLGQGLRESKVLSKESIDRTVEVLKEFKEIISKYNVDKITAVATEATRLAENSEEFLNKVRELGIDIKILSDREEAELVFLANVYHFNPSGYAMTVDLGGGSTEIVYGTKERIELLKSLKFGVVFLYEEFLHSNPPAEEELLKLEEFVSENLLEVKVGIRDLNFETFAVGGTITSVVAMEEKMEVYRPEVVHGYRVSKEVIDKWYKKLSSMTLEERKNVVGLEENRADVIIPGLAFFKVFCDVFEKEYLTVSELGLLYSLALKEAKNWKRE; from the coding sequence TTGAGGTTAGCGACAATAGATATTGGAACAAACTCTACAAGGCTCTTAATATCGGAAATTAGGGATGGAGAAGTTATACCTCTGTTTAAAACGGGAAAGGTCACGAGGTTAGGTCAGGGGTTAAGGGAATCCAAAGTTCTCTCAAAGGAGAGTATTGACAGGACGGTAGAGGTTTTGAAGGAATTTAAGGAAATAATTTCTAAGTACAATGTTGACAAAATCACTGCAGTAGCAACGGAAGCAACAAGGCTTGCTGAAAATTCAGAGGAGTTTCTGAATAAAGTTAGAGAACTTGGAATAGACATTAAAATTCTCTCAGATAGGGAAGAGGCAGAGCTTGTCTTTCTGGCAAACGTTTATCACTTTAACCCTTCAGGCTATGCAATGACTGTAGATTTAGGGGGTGGAAGTACCGAAATCGTTTACGGAACTAAAGAGAGAATAGAACTCCTAAAGAGTTTAAAGTTTGGAGTCGTTTTTCTGTACGAAGAGTTTCTCCACTCCAACCCTCCGGCTGAGGAGGAGCTCCTAAAGTTAGAGGAGTTTGTATCTGAAAATCTCCTTGAAGTTAAAGTAGGAATAAGGGATTTGAACTTCGAGACCTTCGCCGTTGGAGGAACAATAACCTCCGTTGTTGCAATGGAGGAAAAAATGGAAGTTTACAGACCTGAAGTTGTCCACGGATACAGGGTTTCAAAAGAAGTGATAGATAAGTGGTATAAGAAGCTCTCCTCAATGACGTTAGAGGAGAGAAAGAACGTTGTAGGTTTAGAGGAAAACAGAGCTGACGTTATTATTCCAGGGCTTGCTTTTTTTAAGGTCTTCTGTGATGTTTTTGAGAAGGAGTATTTGACTGTTAGTGAACTGGGACTACTTTACAGTTTAGCTTTGAAGGAGGCAAAAAATTGGAAAAGAGAATAG
- a CDS encoding riboflavin synthase — protein MFTGIVEEVGRVISVRRKSKGAELTVKGKITTQETKLGDSISVNGVCLTVTEIGKDFFSFFVSYETLRRTNLKEVKPGDFVNLERALTLNSRLGGHIVQGHVDTTTKITRIKREGESFKFYFSLPLSFSHLIVEKGSVAVDGISLTVAEILSSEFSVAVIPHTYESTNLKFKRAGDNVNLEFDIIGKYVERMLKVPQRGT, from the coding sequence ATGTTTACAGGAATTGTTGAGGAAGTAGGAAGGGTAATTTCTGTTAGAAGAAAAAGTAAGGGTGCAGAGCTAACCGTTAAGGGAAAAATCACTACTCAGGAAACAAAATTGGGAGACAGTATATCCGTAAACGGTGTCTGCTTAACAGTAACAGAAATAGGTAAGGACTTCTTTTCGTTCTTCGTTTCATATGAAACTTTGAGGAGAACAAATCTGAAAGAAGTTAAACCGGGTGACTTTGTAAATTTGGAGAGAGCTCTTACTCTAAACAGCAGACTTGGAGGACACATTGTCCAGGGACACGTTGATACGACAACGAAGATAACGAGGATAAAAAGAGAGGGAGAGAGCTTTAAGTTTTACTTTTCACTGCCTTTGAGTTTCTCCCACCTAATAGTTGAGAAGGGCTCAGTCGCAGTTGATGGTATAAGTCTGACAGTTGCAGAAATTTTAAGTTCAGAATTTTCAGTTGCAGTTATTCCCCATACTTACGAAAGCACAAATTTAAAGTTTAAGAGGGCTGGAGATAACGTAAATCTTGAATTTGACATAATAGGAAAGTACGTAGAGAGAATGTTAAAAGTGCCCCAGAGGGGCACCTGA
- a CDS encoding class II SORL domain-containing protein yields the protein MKVFGPEPEGKRKHTPVVEAPAKVKKGEWFEVRVVVGKDIPHPNTKEHWIEHVSLWADNFLVARADFEAERAASEVVFKVKLENSATLTAHAYCNLHGLWHSEEVKVEVEE from the coding sequence ATGAAAGTATTCGGTCCAGAACCAGAAGGAAAGAGGAAGCACACCCCTGTAGTTGAAGCACCTGCAAAGGTTAAAAAGGGAGAGTGGTTTGAAGTTAGAGTTGTTGTAGGAAAGGACATTCCACACCCAAACACAAAGGAGCACTGGATTGAGCACGTTTCCCTTTGGGCAGACAACTTCTTAGTTGCAAGGGCAGACTTTGAAGCTGAAAGGGCAGCATCTGAAGTTGTTTTCAAAGTAAAGCTTGAAAATAGTGCTACCCTAACCGCTCACGCCTACTGCAACCTTCACGGCCTATGGCACAGTGAAGAGGTTAAAGTAGAAGTTGAGGAGTAG
- a CDS encoding SufB/SufD family protein: MATKNSINDIAKKFVQIGLPKELFDRNKFNLLVDRNKVVIRYPAPGVRSEVHETPTGVKTKVYVEPGTKLEEPVTLCFGAAETTEVQTTEGEIIVGEGADVKFQVYGAMAEGIKLKHKNKLKVRVEKEARFEFLDLHYNGEETFVELETETDAYIGENAYFRSVFKQTRGRAGKVRIVLKANVDKKGIAVFETKMIGKKDDEIYVEDVIHLNGEESRGISKSRIIAVDETKATFVGETYGNAPKCRGHIDCSEIIRGKDVTVKAVPVVVVNDETAKVTHEAAIGSIDKKQLETLMARGLSEDEAVDVIVQGMLR, encoded by the coding sequence ATGGCTACAAAGAACTCCATTAATGATATAGCAAAAAAATTTGTTCAGATAGGACTTCCAAAGGAACTCTTTGATAGGAACAAGTTTAACCTCTTAGTTGATAGGAACAAAGTTGTTATTCGTTATCCCGCTCCAGGAGTGAGGTCTGAGGTTCATGAAACTCCTACAGGGGTTAAAACTAAGGTTTACGTAGAGCCGGGAACGAAACTTGAGGAACCGGTTACCCTCTGTTTTGGAGCTGCAGAGACTACAGAAGTCCAAACAACCGAAGGGGAAATTATTGTAGGAGAAGGTGCAGACGTTAAGTTTCAGGTTTACGGGGCAATGGCTGAAGGAATAAAGCTGAAGCACAAAAACAAATTAAAGGTTAGAGTTGAGAAAGAGGCAAGGTTTGAGTTCTTAGACCTTCACTACAACGGAGAGGAAACGTTTGTTGAGTTGGAAACGGAAACTGATGCCTACATTGGTGAAAATGCCTACTTCAGGTCCGTTTTCAAACAGACAAGAGGTAGAGCTGGAAAGGTAAGGATAGTTTTGAAAGCCAATGTAGATAAAAAGGGAATTGCTGTATTTGAAACAAAGATGATTGGAAAGAAGGACGATGAGATTTACGTTGAGGATGTAATCCACCTCAACGGTGAGGAATCAAGGGGCATTTCAAAGAGCCGTATTATTGCCGTGGATGAGACGAAGGCTACCTTTGTAGGTGAGACCTACGGTAATGCTCCAAAGTGTAGAGGACACATTGACTGCTCTGAAATTATAAGAGGAAAGGATGTAACAGTTAAAGCTGTTCCTGTTGTTGTTGTTAACGATGAGACTGCAAAGGTTACCCACGAGGCTGCAATTGGTAGTATTGATAAGAAACAGTTGGAAACCTTGATGGCAAGGGGACTCTCTGAGGATGAAGCAGTTGATGTTATAGTTCAAGGTATGCTCAGATAA
- a CDS encoding ATP-binding cassette domain-containing protein translates to MKPLLTVNNVKLTIDERPILRGVNLVVNEGEIHAILGPNGAGKSTLASLIMGINELKSPDEGEIIFKDKLLNGLEIYERAKLGVTLAWQEPARFEGITVEEYLKLSGRNNPELDVVKCLELVGLDCTYLSRFVDDTLSGGERKRVELASILAMRPKLAVLDEPDSGIDFASMEDIANMIKTMRENGTTVLMITHREEIAEIADRATLMCDGRVVQTGNPKEIGEKFKTMCVKCEVRNPELVGGK, encoded by the coding sequence ATGAAACCGCTTCTTACAGTGAACAATGTAAAACTTACAATAGATGAGAGACCGATTTTAAGAGGTGTTAATTTAGTTGTAAACGAGGGAGAAATACATGCGATTTTAGGTCCCAACGGTGCTGGGAAGTCAACACTGGCAAGCTTAATTATGGGAATTAACGAGCTAAAATCTCCTGATGAAGGGGAAATTATTTTTAAGGATAAGCTACTCAATGGCCTTGAAATTTATGAAAGGGCTAAGTTGGGGGTGACACTTGCCTGGCAGGAGCCTGCAAGGTTTGAAGGAATAACTGTTGAGGAGTATTTAAAGCTTTCAGGTAGGAACAACCCAGAGCTTGATGTAGTTAAGTGTTTAGAGCTTGTAGGGCTCGACTGTACGTACTTGAGCAGGTTTGTTGATGATACCCTTTCAGGTGGAGAGAGGAAGAGGGTTGAACTTGCATCGATACTTGCAATGAGACCTAAACTTGCAGTTTTAGATGAGCCTGACTCTGGAATAGACTTTGCATCCATGGAAGATATAGCAAACATGATTAAAACAATGAGGGAAAATGGAACGACTGTTTTAATGATAACCCACAGAGAGGAGATTGCTGAGATAGCCGATAGAGCAACTCTCATGTGTGATGGTAGGGTTGTCCAAACTGGGAATCCAAAGGAAATTGGAGAAAAATTTAAGACGATGTGTGTTAAGTGTGAAGTTAGAAACCCTGAGCTTGTAGGAGGTAAGTAA